GCGGCATACCGCGCGGCCAGCGAGGGCAGCCGCAGCGCGCGCTCGCTCGGCGCGAAGAGCCGCTCCAGGAGTCGTGGCGTGCGTTCGAGGGTGCGCTCGAAACGCGGGATGTCCACGAGGTCGATGCCGGTCCCGATGATCACCTGTTCAGCCTAGTCGCGGCATCCGGGCCCGACCGCTGGCACCCCGTCCCCGACGGTTCCGTCCATTCCCGGTCCCCCTCCCCCCCCTCGACGCCATTCAGGGTCCCGCTCCCCCCTCAACGCCATGCCGAATGCATGCTCAGAGAACACCTGCATGCTCGATTCCCCGATCTCGGCCTGCATCCGTCGTACGGGCATGCATCCGTGCGGAGCACGTACCCTGCACAGCTCCAGGGCACCGGCGGTTCTGCACAGAGTGCGGGTTCTGGTCGTCGGGCGACGCCGACGACGTCGGATGATCGAAGGATGATCGACCCCGCAGACCTCCTCCGTATGCTCGGCGGGATCGCGCACGGTCGAACGCTGCAGCAGTACGGATCCACCCGGACGCGTCTCGCCACAGCGGCGCGCGCGGGGACCCTACGCCGCGTCCGGCCGGGGGTCTATGCCCTGCCGACGACGGACTCGAAGGTCATCGCCGCGGCCGCCCATGGCGGGGCGCTCACCTGCGCGGATGCCCTCCGCGCGCACGGAGTCTGGGTGCTTCCGCGCGTCGATGAGATCGTGCATGTGTGGATGGGCGGCTCCGGCCGACGGCATCCGCACAGCCCGTGCGAGTGCATCCCCCATCACTCTCCCGGCACCGCAGGCCTCGGGCCGGCTCCGGTCGCGGCGGCCCTCCTCCACGCCTATAGATGCCTCGATGAGGAGGCGTTCTTCGCGGCATACGAGTCCGCGTGGAACAAGCATCTGCTGTCCGCGCAGGATCGCCGGAGGATCAGGCGCGAACTCCCGAAGTCCGCGCACTGGCTCCTGGACCTCGCACGCCCGGATGCCGAGAGCGGACTCGAATCGATCCTCCGACTGCGGCTTCACCTGCTCGGCATCCGCCTGGACTGCCAGGTCATCATCGACGGTGTGGGGCGCGTGGACTTCGTCGTCGAGCGGCGCGTGATCATCGAAGTGGACGGTCGCCT
This genomic interval from Microbacterium hydrocarbonoxydans contains the following:
- a CDS encoding DUF559 domain-containing protein yields the protein MIDPADLLRMLGGIAHGRTLQQYGSTRTRLATAARAGTLRRVRPGVYALPTTDSKVIAAAAHGGALTCADALRAHGVWVLPRVDEIVHVWMGGSGRRHPHSPCECIPHHSPGTAGLGPAPVAAALLHAYRCLDEEAFFAAYESAWNKHLLSAQDRRRIRRELPKSAHWLLDLARPDAESGLESILRLRLHLLGIRLDCQVIIDGVGRVDFVVERRVIIEVDGRLNHDGPDMRHKDLMRDAAASRLGFETLRFDYAMIMHDWDAVARAVISAVARARR